The DNA region GCAGCTCAACGCGAAAGATTATTTTTATCAGATGCTGAAAGACAACCCGGAGATGCTGAAGATCTATCCGGGAATAGAGAACGAGCTGCTCAAGGGCGCGATCGATTGCCACATCCACGCCTATCCCGATTTCGTCCACCGCTCGCAGGACATGATTCAAATCGCGATCGAGGCGTCGAAGTGCGGCATGCGCGCGATCGCCTTCAAAGACCACTGGAACGTGAGCGCAACCTCCGCGTATCTCACCCAGCGCCACATCGACGACATGATCGCCAGGGGCGAGCTGACGAACCGCGTCGAGGTTTACGGCGGCGCGGGAACGTGCCACGGCATGAGGCCCGAGTACATTCGCGTCGCGCTTCAGTATCCCAATTTCAAGATGATCTGGTTTCCGACTTTCACGTCGCTGGGTTTCTGGCGCGGCGCGGGCCAGCCGGAAAAAGGCGGCGTGCGTTTGGTCGCCGAAGACGGCAAGGTCCTGCCGGAAGTTAAAGAGATCATGGAGATGGCGGCCGAGAAAAAAGTCGGCATCGGCTTCGGCCACACCGATTTTCAAGAATTGCTGCCGCTCGCCAAGCTCGCCAAAGAGATCGGCGTCCGCGCGACCCTCGACCATCCGTTATTGGAGCTCAACAAG from Candidatus Binatia bacterium includes:
- a CDS encoding DUF6282 family protein yields the protein MCDFAADAAAAESLMVGRTLSVERVKQLNAKDYFYQMLKDNPEMLKIYPGIENELLKGAIDCHIHAYPDFVHRSQDMIQIAIEASKCGMRAIAFKDHWNVSATSAYLTQRHIDDMIARGELTNRVEVYGGAGTCHGMRPEYIRVALQYPNFKMIWFPTFTSLGFWRGAGQPEKGGVRLVAEDGKVLPEVKEIMEMAAEKKVGIGFGHTDFQELLPLAKLAKEIGVRATLDHPLLELNKLLLDEMKQLRDLGVYVGTYCQPMIPSLYQPVADPMETIRTIKQIGPDRCIIGSDFGQVLHMDAIDGMRVFIRALLGFGIKPNEVSTMLKDNPAKLMWLD